The following nucleotide sequence is from Macrobrachium nipponense isolate FS-2020 chromosome 21, ASM1510439v2, whole genome shotgun sequence.
tttttttttaccgcttcggcgtttaagggttaacctgtttgggcggcagagggtcctctgaaggcacaTAGAAGTGCCTCTGTcgtggtagaggtggaggaaggagcttattagacctaccggaccgaagcgaaccctcctgtccggagacgagagcgtccacttggctcagtacgctgtcagccaaggccgatcgcagcagacccaccgtcgtcctgggttccttcttaggtccccagaatgactccaagCCCGATGTGGGCTCGGTAggtgggagcggtgatccttctccgaggtcgttgtgctgacgaatctgCGCACTTACCtccgcaaacgacctctggatctcaggagtgactgcatcctgtggagacggaccgtcaagcccgtccaacgagaatgcctcccgagaacctcctccttccacaggaggaaccacgacagaccctcctggtctcctcctgccacttgtggGTAAGATCTGGTTGGTCCGAGGactgtgccaggttcgtaggccaTCGTGGCGGgattgcctcgctcttcccggtgaagcccgaggaagttgaagggatcggagaggtaGATCTGACGTCCCCCAGCCCCCACTGGCAGAActggtgtgctgagggggctgcaggcctggttgagtggctggaccgagaacagtggcgacggtcccgagcgtcagaagagctgctgctggtccccctctccactCGGTCCCGGTAGGAGTGGCGGTCAAGGGACCTGCAGAGTTCGCTGTCGCGATGGGAGTGAGGCTTATCCTCACGGCACAtcacgccgcttggaccagccgaggctggttcaggcgaccgaggggaccgcttcctcgcctcagccttgagcagtctgggaccgtcgcgtcaaccctgggtgcCAACGCATCgccgcgagagcgatcgctggtctggtgagagttgCCTGAGCGACCCCTGCCAGTCTTCCGCTCCTTGCCTGGATCCTGGTGTCGAGCGGACGCGGTTGCCTGGGActtggctgtacggtcacccgcaggtgagcGAACACTCGGtgactctcgcgaacgagaggccgagacggtacctggcgttgaggcagaacctctggtgccaggcgaggaggtaccggtgttagccagcACTCCTATGGTCCCCATTTTCTTCCttgaggaaggagagatgggccccattcccgaaggaacaggaggaccggcGGAAGTCCCAAccatcccaccggagtgggacgcatccttagaagtctcagagcgAGTCTTCTTGGGGGGGAGGAGGTAACCTTCTTTTTCGggtgtggggccttagaagttgaaggggaagtggtggcagacgacgacgatgaagacgaagacgacacctccctcctcttcctcttcgtcagcttcctcagcaccaccgtcaggtcttccatccaggacggagccgggacAGTTgtcgaagcaacagggcccaactgcacctgtccgcaacgacggcggcaggaactggtaccaaggctggagcggcagcatactcaggaacaggaggcagggcaggaaccggcagcatcctctgcacaggaggcaggtctaGCGTAGAGCTCTTGGGACACGGGAAGTCCAGGCTGCAACAGGAGCGGCAAACCCAAAATGGCAGCATAGCAGTGGGCATTGAAACCTCCGGCAGCTgtgcctgcacagcagctgtcggggtcaccgtggCTACATGCCGAGTATATACCAGGTGAGGCGGAGCAGCGTAGCCCAGCGTGGACACCGTCGTGGTGGTCAGCCCGTGCGTTACCGGCATGGCTCCTCTCACCAGGGCCCGTATTTATCAAGCTCGCAAATCCTTAAAGTACTCTTaactcattaaaacactcttaaagttatgaaaattcttaagagaattttacgaagcctcttacgcgctatgagtactcatatctgggccgagatttaagagtggtggaggggtcctcctaagtacttaggagtttctcatagcggtagtcacagactgtaaacatggcagacgaagaagaacaccgcgttcgccgcccgaggaattttcgtccaagactggatatattcgatgtgtatgacgacagtgagtttaaaaaaagatatagagtagatcaaagtggcctcatgtatgtgactgacttgatcagagaggcgattgccaaccgcacAGAGAGGAGTCATGCCGTAACACCTGAGATGAAAGTGGCGGTAACTTTGAGGTATTTTGCAACAGGCAAAATGCAACTCTGCAATGGTGATGACTTTGGCCTCTCTCAGCCCACAATTAGCAGATTAATTACGCAGACTGTTGATGCTCTTACAGCTCCACGGATGGTTCAAAGATTTGTGAAGTTCCCAACTAATCCTGTGGAAATTCAAAGAATACAAGTGGATTTTTCACAAATTGCTGGATTCCCCGGTGTAGTGGGTGTGATTGATGGCACCCATATAAAAATTGTTGCTCCAAAAGATTTTGAAGAAGTTTACGTTAATAGAAAAAACTTTCACAGCATCAATGTACAAGTTGTTTTTGATGCTAATTGCCTAGTGAGGAACATTGTTGCAAAGTGGCCAGGATCTGTTCATGACTCAAGAATTTTACGTGAAAGTGGACTTTGGCAAATATTTGAAGAGGACAGAATACCTGCAGGATGCTATTTGTTAGGGGATAGTGGGTACCCGTGTAAACGCTGGTTGCTGACCCCATACCTAAGGCCTGAGGGACATCATCAAGAAGCTTATAACAGGTAATGCATAGCCTAGTTACATTGTTTACATTTAAGGTTAAGCAGaacgaaataaaaatgagaaagcaCGTAGACTATGATAGATAGAGACATCACAGCTAATGCACAACTCACAGGTATGAACCTCAATGTAATTTTTGCAAATACTTTAGCCTACCTCAACGTTTCTTAAATGCTTCTTTACGGGACACCTGATAAATTAGAATATTACCTACCAATTGTAATATTCAAGTTCAGCATGCATGGCATAGGCTAGGGAAGCATTTTATGAAACTGTTAAAAGGGGGGCCGGTTCCTGGGTCTAGGTATAGCTAATAATCAATTCAGTGACAGGTTAGGTAGGTGTTTAGGTTAGGCTAGTGCCCATACTACAAACCTAAAACACCTACCTAGCCTATTACTGATTGGTTATTTCCTAGTTCGACTTTCATACTTACATTTTAGGTCAAGATATACAACTTTTCTTCATAATATGCTTCCTTACGCCATGCCTGCTGAACTCGAATATTACCATTTGCAACAAGAAGACTAACTCGGTAGTTTTAATATTGTTCACAGGGCTCACAAGAAAACGCGAAGTATCGTGGAAAGAGGGATAGGTCAGCTAAAAAGAAGGTTTCAGGTTCTCCATGGCGAAATAAGAGTCGACCCACAAAAGGCAGCTAAGATCATCATGGCATGTGGCATCATGCATAATATATGCAAAGAACGGAACATCCCAATCgaagatgaaaatgaagatgaagaggatGTTGATGACCATAATCATGATGAAGTGTTCCAGCCTGCGCAAGGAGAACCGGTTCCAGATGGTGTACTTTTCAGGGAAAATATTCTCCGCAACCACTTCATGTAAGTACACAATGGGTCTTTTGTTGCATGTTATTATATTGTATCGCGTTTTTACATTGCAAGGAACAAGTGGTTATTGAGGACCTACAGCTCAATGTCTACTCTGAACCATAACAAGAAGTGAAACATGTCATTGTAGTTCCCCCTTCACGTGGGGTGAAAAAAGTTGGTCCTCGTTTAAGGCTAATTCATAGCCTAAGGATTGTAGAAATAGGTTATTAAACATGAAATAAGGAAAGATAATGTTCAcataaatttctggaaaataagtGCACTccttagtataaaaaaatatagatatgaggcctatatcacaaaaaaataagagaactgaagaaaaataaacaattcatCCAGTGACAAAGCATAGCTTGTTACAATCTGAAAGAGCAATTTTAAATAATCTCAGatctttcactctctctttaCATTTCTCATTGTCTTTTAATTATATTGTATCTTTGAACTGactcattttcttcatcaaatcaataccactgtttcccTTTTATATCCAAATCAGGAATTGGTGTTACAGGTCCAACAAAACAAAGCCCTCACTGTTTTGGAGGCCATCCCCATCTCACTTGTTTATTGTCATTTGAGACTGTTTTACGCGACATGAATTATACTTGCATTTTAATAAGGGGATTTTCATCCTCCAAAATGTCAAGCACTTTCCCCCAGTAGTGGGTCTTTTCCCAGTAAACTGCATAAAACTCATCTTGCTGAATATCTACATAATGGGGAAGCGTTCCTGCTAGGTTTTCATGAATGAGTAACCTCTTCATAGTAAGTGATAGAATATCCACATTAGATTCGTCAAATTCTGTTTCTGAACTTAAAATCTCTGCATAGGGCTCATCTAGCTCTGAGTCAGAGTCCTCGAAAATTTTCCTTTTGGTAGGCTTCTTCCTAGACTGCTGCTTAGCTGGTAATTTAAGAAAATACCTTGACGATTGCAAGTTCAATTGTCTGCAATGATGTGTGGCAAGGTGACTATCAAACGAGGAGCAGGGACGGATGTGCTTTGTTACCTCACAGAAGTGCTCAAAAAAAATATCTTGGTAATCCATCCATATTCACTTACCCCATATATCATGTTGGGTAAGGAGCCATCACCTTTCCAGCTGCTCATTACACATactcctttccctttaaaaataacTAATGGGTCCATTGCAGTACCATTAGCTGAAATGGTTTGATTTTCCCAATTACCACCACAAGAAATTTGTATTGCTGGTTTGCCAATGCGGTGAACTGTGTTCCATGTGGAAGCATCCACTAGAAATGGGTTTAATGAGAGAGAATGCTACATAAAAATaggtggagtaaaaaaaaatgcccttGTAGGGTAATTAAAGTGAGGCACTGTTTTTTCCATATTGCATAGGGACAAAATGGGGTAAAAAAATCCCCCTCATTGTGTGATAGACATGATAATCTGATAAAGTTACTTAGATTAATTGAAAAATTTGACAACTTGTTAATAAGATCCTTGAGTTTCAAAGGAATCCTAGCTATATATGAAGCATGGCattgatttgaaaaaaatatccaaaatctGTTTTGTAATGAGACCTTTTTGATTTGACttcaaatattcaatatttattctGTTATACCTGTAGCCTCTGTTTTTGCACACAGCCTTCCTATGATAATAGAGTGCAAGATGATATACTTTGGGAAAGTGCTGAGTCTTTGGATAGAAAAAATTGGAAGTCACCTTTTTTTTTACCCCACATAGCCCCCTACCTTCTTTTACCCCACTCTATTATACTTGTTTTATGTTCCAATTCAGAGGTTCTTTGAAGAACTTGATTCTATCATTAGGACACCTTTTTCCCCCTTATACAGTTCACGGTAATGTGAGATAATATAGTTTTATTAAACTAAATGCACTATAGCTACAgatattttattcttgtttgcaggATTGAGGGCTAAAATGTTGGATGGAGGACCAATTTAATGGAGATGGCTATTGCTCCCACTATCAGCAAGCAAGAGACAGAGGCAGAGGTCACAGAGCAGCCACCACCAGAGACAGATGCAAAGGAACAAGATTTGGCCTTACATTTAGATGCAAATCTGCCTCCATCTCTCATCTCTTCGACTTCAGCGTCTATCACATCAGCACCTTTAGAAATCACTGCTCCAGGAACCTTTGACTTCGATGTTCCTGGCGCTTCAGGCTTTGCAACCCCTGGCCCCTCAGGCCTTGCAACCCCTGGCCCTTCaggccttgtttgtttgtttgtatggtgcttttacgttgcatggaaccagtggttattcagcaacgggacttgTATTACTAAGAATTTATTCAGTAAAGCCAtcatttttataatgttttatttgACCCTGTAGTACCTTTGCAGGCTACAAAGTAGTTGCTAACTGAAAAAATATGCCTGAAAAATGGGAATCACTACCCCCATAACCTGTACGGCTTTACCTTACATGGGGGGATGGCGTACAATTTGGAAAAGGGTACACATAAGGTTGGCCTTTGTCACTTGGAGAGTAGTTAGCCAAATGTATAAGGTATCTTTTGGTGCCAGTCTGGTTTCAATaacagaaaaactttttttttacaaatatttataatttcgCTGCATGGCTTCACCCCACGTATCTTGCACAAACTGTTGAAGAAATGGATAGCCCATATGGATACCTCGGGTGAGTTTCGACTTGCCAAGGTCATCCACTTTGGGATACTTTGGGCCGTAACCGTAAACTTTTTTCCGATGGTACTGCTTATGACTGACTTATTTAGCAATTCTATTTAACAATAATTACATAAAGAGATACAAGGCATGGATATGACTTTCATATAACCTTCAAAAATTGTATATCAaatcttaatttgtttagtttttatcacacttttgttatgtttcttactgtttatattttttattactttttatatcttttcactgtattttaccaacatatttcttttgactttttttcatattttttttaatttaggtaATTATGTAAGAAACACAGAGAtggtttagttatttatttgcaaaaaaaaaaaaaaaaaaaaaaaaaaaaaaaaaaaaaaaaaaaaaaaaaaacacaattactgatatttgcaaaaaacaaaaaaaaaaaaaaaaaaaacttacaattactgatatttaaaaaaaaaaaaacttacaattactggaatttagggcatagcccaagcactgggacctataaggtcattcagtgctgaaatgatagtagtatggctagatggaaaaatgagaaatgaaatgaatatgattaactgatgacaatcctgtgCTTGAACAGGACTgcacatcagcaaaggccattttactctccccccagcattccaatcctccaaagttatgaaagatcgttttggccaggggcCCTAATTCTACAATCAAACAAGTAATGTTTCCTAGATAGAGCAGAATGTGTGATAGAATGAGGGGTTGTGATGGATGATTGGGAAGGGGTGGATAAAGGAGAGAGTGGGGAAGACAATAGACATTAATCATCTGGGCAAAGATGCCTGTAACTGACTTATTAACAGGCTTTTATATTGTGCTTCTAATTCATAGCTCTTTCTTTTTGCATCAGCTGCAGCTTTTTTGGCTTCCAATAAAGCCAATTCTGCCTTTTGTTGCATTGCTCGAAAAGTGTCCTCAGGCAAAGGAAACAGAAGACGCTTTGCAGGTGGAGCGTGGCTATTTTCAGCAGACATGCTTACATGTACTGTGGATGGTGAAGCAGTCTGACCAACACCACATGATGATGATGGTGCTGGGACTGAAGACTGTGGATGGCTTGATGGTGTTGAAGTCTGCATTAATGCCGTGGAGATATCACCTTCAAAGGTGACATCAAATGCCTCAGACTCCACTTCACATGCCTCTTCCACTGGCTCCTCTGACTTATCCCTGAAATATAAGACAGCATCTGatattgttttttcccttttcctttgtttgcatgctaaaaaacaaaaaatggtaaCTCTATTGTCTGAAAGTCAAATAATAGCATTTTCCTCTCACATCAAAATAATTCAACTCTCACCAAAATTGACTGGAAAGAAACTATTTTTCCAAAAACTTGTTTATAAGTACCTGAAATCAACAACTGAAGAATCCAAGTAACCTTCCAATCCACAAATGGCTACATTTTTCACTCCTAAAATTGCCTCGACGGCCACTGCAATCTCTGATAGGGGCTTGGGGGGGGGACCACCACCTGTAATAACAGTATTATTAGcaacaaaaatttcataaaataatacagtaataatcTTAATGGTAATTGCCAAAATAACAGGAGTAGATTTTGAGTTTAGGTCTGGGTCTAAAGTTCTGCCTTACTGCTCATAATAGATAATTTATATCGTACACTACCTGGTAATGTGTGATAGGCTAGTTCACAAAACCACTAAATTTGTAATTGTTGCCACGAGCTATGCNNNNNNNNNNNNNNNNNNNNNNNNNNNNNNNNNNNNNNNNNNNNNNNNNNNNNNNNNNNNNNNNNNNNNNNNNNNNNNNNNNNNNNNNNNNNNNNNNNNNNNNNNNNNNNNNNNNNNNNNNNNNNNNNNNNNNNNNNNNNNNNNNNNNNNNNNNNNNNNNNNNNNNNNNNNNNNNNNNNNNNNNNNNNNNNNNNNNNNNNNNNNNNNNNNNNNNNNNNNNNNNNNNNNNNNNNNNNNNNNNNNNNNNNNNNNNNNNNNNNNNNNNNNNNNNNNNNNNNNNNNNNNNNNNNNNNNNNNNNNNNNNNNNNNNNNNNNNNNNNNNNNNNNNNNNNNNNNNNNNNNNNNNNNNNNNNNNNNNNNNNNNNNNNNNNNNNNNNNNNNNNNNNNNNNNNNNNNNNNNNNNNNNNNNNNNNNNNNNNNNNNNNNNNNNNNNNNNNNNNNNNNNNNNNNNNNNNNNNNNNNNNNNNNNNNNNNNNNNNNNNNNNNNNNNNNNNNNNNNNaagaagcaactattcggcacgagccgaataagttgcttgcgtcaaacatctggggagcagacctcttcccagaagcgatggtgaaggaggttcagtcagaggctacgagattgaaccagagccttaaagaccgttggggtcttacgccAAGAGACGTCAGGACCAAGTCGGTAAGGGTAAGGTTCAgagaaacctagacgtttccaaccctacagaaaaagcaaccacgcttttctcagcaagttccggctgttcccttggtgcaaacagcccaaccttccacctcaaaggctcaatcgcaACCGATCTACgtgatctcccctcagcctcagccctccacctcttacgccctctctccagcctacaaccaggtcttcgagggtcaagcttcacagaagtatgacgctcgagtaagggaggcagaggtaagcgatcctttcgtgggagaggctCGGGAGGTCCCTTCAATAGAGGAAAACATTtcagggaggccgaggaggctaccagaaccaatgaggaatttcaggtaggagggaggctgtttcactttcgccacggTGGAACTtccagcaagtgggctcagagcattgtgtcaaagggcctgggttggagctggttaacgaatccaccccatccagacctttccgccaacttccttcccaaagaattgacggagtatgcggaggatctccttcagaaaggagctatagcgagagtcaaaaaggttaaagtttcaaggacgcttgttcagcgtgccaaaagaaaggctcacaaaaaagaagggtaatcttagacttgtcccgcttaaacttagccattcgctgcgacaagttcaagatgctcacgatctcgcaggtgcggaccttacttccccgtggggccgtcaccacctctatcgatcttacagacgcttactatcatatccctattgcaagacacttccgtccgtatctgggcttcaagataggagaccagacattctccttcaaggtagtccttTCGGGCTCAAACGTAGCCCccaggtgtttacgaagctggcggaagtagtagttcaacaactcagatcgcaaggggttatggtagtagcgtatctcgacgattggttgattctgGGCCTCAAACAGTTGaagaatgcaacaaagcaacactgaaagtgattcagttctggaatatctaggcttcaagataacaggaccaaatcaagactcactccagagtcaaactttcagtggctaggcattcaatggaatctatcctcccatactctgtcgattccatcacccaaaaggaaggaaatagcgaagtcagtcaaagcaatttctgagtcacaaactggcttcaagaagatctcaggaaaaggaaaggatcctgggttcttcCTCCCCAGTTTGCGtccagtgacgaacatcctaatgaaagccaaactgaaagacctaaacCAGAATCTGGGCGCTCGGACGcacaaatgtcaggtccagggacaaaatgtcctcagtccctctgattctaaagaatcgactccgcccgtggggcgaaagtcaagaacttgtcggtgtcagtgccccttcagtttcctccaccagggatcaccatccacacagacgcttcattaagcggttggggaggatattccagttcaagaaggttcaaggaacgtggtcacctcagttccatcagttccatataaacgtactggaagcaatggcagtgttcttgaccctAAAAAAAAGGTTACGTCGCCAaaatactcccacataaagctagtcctggacagcgcagtggtagtacattgtataaacagaggaggctccaagtcacgtcatctaaatcatgtcatggtagccatcttctccctggcggacaagttcagttggcatctctccaccacccatatagctggagtgagaaacgtcatagcagatgctctatcccgatcagtacctctagagtgggcggaatggtcactggacaacagttcgttccagtggattcttcagagagttccaggtctacaggtggatctcttcgcatcccaagcgaaccacaaacttccgtgttatgtagccccaaacctggaccctctggcctatgccacggacgccctggctctagactggaacaactgggagaagatttatgttctttcctccagtgaatcttctcatgaaagtgttgaacaaaatcaggacattcaagggtcaagtggctctagtagccccagactggccgaagagcaattggtaccctctcattctggaactgggtcttcgccctcttcggatccccaatcccaggctctcccagtcagtacaaacgaagactgtgttcgcttcctcacggattctcaaaaccctaactttatggatttcatgaagtttgcagcgaaaagggatgcgaacattgaccctcagaatatctcttcttggaatccgataaaagagattcaactttgagacagtatgatgctgctgtcaaaaagttagcaaccttccctgaaagaatcagatattaagatcatgacaatcaattcagctatatcctttttcagatccttatttgaaaaaggattagcagctagcacaattacgacaaacaaatcagccttgaaaaagatttttcaatttgggttcaacataggacttgacagattcctacttcttctcgtctatccccaaggcgtgtgctagacttagaccttctgtaaggcctacgtcagtatcatggttcttaaacgatgttctaaaactcggcttcagaaaccaataatgacacatgctcgtttataatgctcttaagaaaaaccctctttttattaagcttggcctcaggagctagaatttcagaactgtcggctttatccagagatccggatcatattcagttccttcccacaggggaagtgctactttctccggaacgtagctttatagctaagaatgaagatcctttgatgaggtgggaaccatggaaggtactaccccttccacaagatatatctctttgcccagtttcatccttgcgagcctttctatctaggacctcctcatcctcatcgggtcctctctttaagagagaaaaaggtggcactttatctattaaaggcatcaggcaacaaatcctgtacttcattaaacaagccaatcctgact
It contains:
- the LOC135197911 gene encoding putative nuclease HARBI1, translating into MADEEEHRVRRPRNFRPRLDIFDVYDDSEFKKRYRVDQSGLMYVTDLIREAIANRTERSHAVTPEMKVAVTLRYFATGKMQLCNGDDFGLSQPTISRLITQTVDALTAPRMVQRFVKFPTNPVEIQRIQVDFSQIAGFPGVVGVIDGTHIKIVAPKDFEEVYVNRKNFHSINVQVVFDANCLVRNIVAKWPGSVHDSRILRESGLWQIFEEDRIPAGCYLLGDSGYPCKRWLLTPYLRPEGHHQEAYNRAHKKTRSIVERGIGQLKRRFQVLHGEIRVDPQKAAKIIMACGIMHNICKERNIPIEDENEDEEDVDDHNHDEVFQPAQGEPVPDGVLFRENILRNHFMIEG
- the LOC135197453 gene encoding uncharacterized protein LOC135197453, with the protein product MELMELRTLDPDLNSKSTPVILAITIKIITVLFYEIFVANNTVITGGGPPPKPLSEIAVAVEAILGVKNVAICGLEGYLDSSVVDFRDKSEEPVEEACEVESEAFDVTFEGDISTALMQTSTPSSHPQSSVPAPSSSCGVGQTASPSTVHVSMSAENSHAPPAKRLLFPLPEDTFRAMQQKAELALLEAKKAAADAKRKSYELEAQYKSLLISQLQASLPR